In Mastomys coucha isolate ucsf_1 unplaced genomic scaffold, UCSF_Mcou_1 pScaffold5, whole genome shotgun sequence, one genomic interval encodes:
- the Wdr90 gene encoding WD repeat-containing protein 90 isoform X7: protein MASAEAGSASYSAMAGGSGAREARCRPVSRLGSPGSEVPAASLTGLRAEARPVGGGGGSRRTAQDRCSGGVLSAAWQHPFLNVFRHFRVDEWKRSSKEGDVAVVTDKVLKSAVYRIRGSVSASNYIQLPRTSTQSLGLTGRYLYVLFRPLSSKHFVIHLDVATEDGQVIRVSFSNLFKEFKSSATWLQFPFVLEAKSPRRGGDLTGVPPPRARWTCLQLDLRDVLMSYLSRHYSHLKSIRLCASLLVRNLYTSDLCFDPALIIVAVTVTEARRAKLSVNPMPREMAFPVPKGESWHDHYIHIRFPSDGSKAPNEQVEKNCSRPEAVFLGHMSQRLPHPVVFGKPLLRSRSPVAQTSSPALPCQVLSASSRLPEVSLKYPEVSSVNAFSIRGQRPSAWDEVTDAHTVAGGKHVLADKSSGVPMALSDIGSCKPFLPDPVLRLKGVIGFGGHSTQWALWTKDGVAVVYPCHAVIVVLQIDTGQQRFFLGHTDKVSALALNGSDTVLASAQVQPPSMVRLWDFQTGGCLSLFRSPLHTICSLSFSGSGALLCGVGKDRHGRTVVVAWDTDQLGLGGEVVVLAKVHTDFDVQTFHIAFFDETRMASCGRGSVRLWRLWGGVLRSCAVDLGEYCSLELTDLAFAQAPDGHCAPSASVLFVCSRSGHILEIDHQRMAVQHVRRLLPAQSPDVPLTEKQNFSMGPGIAISSLSVSTTTCAVGSEDGYLRLWPLDFSSVLLEAEHDGPVSSVSFSPDGLRVLSTTTSGHLGFLDVPSREYTVLARSHMAPVLALSTELNRGQMATVSLDHTVRIWDLATLQQLYDFSSSEDTPCAVAFHPTMPSFFCGFRSGAVRSFSLENSRVLVEHTRHRGAITSLVITPDGRFLFSSCSQGSLVQYSCAVSRCCVLRVAANMVCQDGRPNPNILAVSGDSCRLAFVGPSKCMVTIVELASLDELLHVDVSTHLDWAVAVCFSPGNSGHLLVSTASNKVVVLDAVSGHAIRELSSVRSRACSSLALSEDARLLLAATGQTITVWDYPTQVNPSCQLQVISVGDAIFLWDILATPERDGSDPEAPPVHEADSSAGQRKDLASGASGLPRQQVPIPSPASPSPLSTHDRLLEGSTGTFSISDEEGLCEENHISEAFLQGQAPTLPVLVEKEASGAGDAPREAAKSSWTPAELPGHHSQMSEWSLRSGKAGLPTRPDSYKHFTARYKACTRVKSVSFPPTGREQLRLKAVVGYNGNGRANMVWRPDTGFFAYTCGRLVVVEDLHSGTQRHWLGHSQEISTLALNQDGQILASASCCGHTAACCQIRIWDVPKGLCRQLLSHHDTAVQALAFSPDDEFLVTLGDYADRNLALWSMATYELLSSTRLLEPVHGVAFNPWDANELICVGTSAITFWLLQHHGADTSFQVHREPVPEELGASELTSLCYGASPLLYCGSSSGQICVWDTGTGHCFLAWEADDGEIGVLLCSGSRLISGSNTKRLRLWAVGVVPELRRKGSSARSSSVFMERELTLDGAVVSASFDSGMDMGVVGTTAGTIWYINWTEGTSTRLISGHRTKVNEVVFSPSESHCATCGEDGSVRVWSLASMELVIQFQVLNQSCLCLSWTPPSCGLPEQQQVVAGYSDGTLRVFSISRTAMELKMHPHRTALTAIAFSTDGQTILSGDKDGLVAISHLCSGMTFRVLSDHRGAPISAIQSTSKEYGDLGIEGVELWLAASGDQRVSIWVSDWLQDRCELLEWLSFPAPALSEAPGLLPPSLAAFCPWDRATLVCVGLGAHEEAVFYSLRQKQVVQKTPLPFFAMSLSLSPGAQLMVVGFAECMLRLLDCAAGTAQDFEGHDDSVHLCRFTPSGRLLFTAAHNEILVWEVTGS, encoded by the exons ATGGCGTCCGCTGAGGCGGGAAGCGCGAGCTATAGCGCCATGGCTGGAGGTAGCGGCGCGCGCGAGGCGCGCTGTCGTCCGGTCTCGCGTCTTGGGAGTCCCGGGTCCGAGGTCCCCGCTGCGTCACTGACTGGACTTCGTGCAGAAGCCCGTCCCgtgggtggaggtggagggtCTCGGCGCACTGCCCAGGACCGGTGCTCAGGGGGCGTCCTTTCTGCAGCCTGGCAGCATCCTTTCCTCAACGTATTCAGACACTTCAGGGTGGATGAGTGGAAACGGTCCAGCAAAGAGGGAGATGTGGCTGTGGTGACG GACAAGGTCCTGAAGAGCGCTGTGTATCGCATCCGTGGGTCTGTATCTGCCAGCAACTACATCCAGCTCCCCAGAACGAGCACCCAGTCCCTGGGGCTGACTGGGCGGTACCTCTATGTGCTTTTCCGGCCCCTGTCTTCCAAGCACTTTGTCATCCACCTGGACGTGGCCACCGAG GACGGCCAGGTCATCCGTGTGTCTTTCTCCAACCTCTTTAAGGAGTTCAAGTCCTCCGCAACATGGCTTCAGTTCCCCTTTGTCCTCGAGGCCAAGTCACCCAGGAGAGGTGGTG ACCTGACAGGTGTACCTCCTCCTCGTGCCCGCTGGACCTGCCTGCAGCTGGACCTGCGAGATGTCCTGATGTCCTACCTGAGTCGGCACTATAGTCACCTCAAGAGCATCCGGCTGTGTGCCAGCCTGCTAGTCAGAAACCTCTACACCAGTGATCTGTGCTTTGATCCTG CCCTGATCATTGTAGCTGTCACTGTCACTGAAGCCCGGCGTGCAAAGTTGTCTGTCAACCCTATGCCTCGAGAAATGGCTTTCCCGGTGCCAAAAGGGGAGAGCTGGCATGACCATTACATCCACATTCG GTTTCCAAGTGACGGCTCAAAGGCACCTAATGAGCAGGTTGAGAAGAACTGTTCCCGTCCAGAGGCAG TCTTCCTAGGTCATATGTCACAGCGCCTGCCTCATCCAGTGGTCTTTGGCAAACCTTTGCTGAGGAGTAGGTCCCCTGTGGCCCAGACATCTAGCCCTGCATTG CCGTGCCAGGTCCTTTCAGCATCCAGTCGTCTTCCAGAGGTCAGCCTAAAGTACCCAGAAGTCTCCAGTGTAAATGCCTTCAGTATCCGTGGCCAACGTCCTTCAGCCTGGGATGAGGTTACCGATGCACACACGGTGGCTGGTGGGAAACACGTTCTTGCTGACAAATCATCTGGAGTGCCCATGGCCCTTTCGGACATTGGCTCCTGTAAG CCCTTCCTCCCAGACCCAGTCCTGAGGCTCAAGGGAGTCATCGGCTTTGGGGGTCACAGCACCCAATGG GCTCTGTGGACCAAAGATGGTGTGGCTGTTGTTTACCCCTGCCATGCAGTCATAGTCGTCCTGCAGATTGACACTGGACAGCAGAGATTTTTCCTTGGTCACACCGACAAG GTCTCTGCCCTGGCGCTCAATGGCAGTGACACGGTGCTAGCCTCAGCTCAAGTACAGCCTCCCAGCATGGTGCGTCTCTGGGACTTCCAGACTGGGGGATGCCTGTCTCTCTTCAGAAGCCCACTGCACACCATCTGCTCCCTCAG CTTCTCTGGCAGTGGGGCACTCCTCTGCGGTGTGGGCAAGGACAGACACGGGAGGACG GTGGTGGTGGCCTGGGACACAGACCAGCTGGGCCTTGGCGGTGAGGTTGTGGTCCTGGCAAAAGTGCATACTGACTTTGATGTTCAGACCTTCCACATTGCCTTTTTTGATGAAACCAG GATGGCATCATGTGGTCGGGGCAGTGTGCGGCTGTGGCGGCTGTGGGGTGGTGTCCTTCGATCCTGCGCTGTGGACCTGGGGGAGTACTGTtcactggagctcactgaccTTGCCTTTGCACAGGCACCGGATGGCCACTGTGCACCCTCTGCTAGCGTGCT CTTTGTGTGCAGCCGTAGTGGTCACATCCTGGAAATTGACCACCAGCGCATGGCTGTGCAACACGTCCGCCGCTTGCTGCCCGCACAGTCCCCTGATGTTCCCCTCACCGAGAAGCAGAACTTCAGCATGG GCCCCGGCATTGCTATCAGTAGCCTCAGTGTCTCTACTACCACATGTGCTGTGGGCTCTGAGGATGGCTACCTGCGACTCTGGCCCCTGGACTTTTCCTCAGTGCTCCTAGAGGCCG AACACGATGGCCCTGTCAGTTCAGTCTCCTTCAGTCCCGATGGCCTGCGTGTGCTGTCCACCACCACTTCAGGCCACCTGGGCTTTCTGGATGTCCCCTCCCGGGAGTATACTGTGTTGGCGCGGTCCCACATGGCCCCAGTGTTGGCGCTTTCTACAGAACTGAACCGGGGACAGATGGCCACTGTGTCCCTTGACCACACTGTCCGCATCTGGGACCTGGCTACCCTACAGCAG CTGTATGACTTCTCATCCTCTGAGGATACTCCTTGTGCTGTAGCCTTTCACCCCACAATGCCGAGCTTCTTCTGTGGCTTCAGGAGTGGGGCCGTGCGGTCCTTCAGCTTGGAGAACTCCAGAGTCCTGGTAGAACACAC GCGTCACCGAGGGGCCATCACCAGCCTGGTCATCACCCCTGACGGCAGATTCCTGTTCAGCTCCTGCTCTCAGGGCTCCCTAGTCCAGTACAGCTGTGCTGTCTCCCGATGCTGCGTCCTACGTGTGGCAG CTAACATGGTCTGTCAGGATGGTCGCCCCAACCCCAATATTCTGGCAGTCAGTGGAGACAGCTGCCGGCTGGCCTTTGTGGGCCCCTCCAAGTGCATGGTGACAATTGTGGAGTTGGCCTCCTTGGATGAG CTACTCCATGTTGATGTCAGCACCCACCTGGACTGGGCTGTGGCTGTCTGCTTCAGCCCTGGGAACTCAGGCCATCTGCTGGTGTCCACGGCCTCTAACAAGGTTGTGGTACTGGATGCTGTGTCAGGACACGCTATCCGAGAG TTATCTAGCGTCCGCTCCAGAGCCTGCTCCTCCCTGGCCCTCAGTGAGGATGCTCGTTTGCTGCTGGCAGCCACTGGCCAGACCATTACAGTGTGGGATTATCCAACACAGGTGAACCCCAGCTGCCAG CTGCAGGTCATCAGTGTGGGAGATGCCATCTTCCTCTGGGACATCCTGGCCACCCCTGAGAG AGATGGAAGTGATCCTGAGGCCCCCCCAGTGCATGAGGCTG ACTCTAGTGCAGGCCAGCGGAAGGACCTGGCATCTGGGGCCAGTGGACTCCCTCGGCAGCAAGTGCCCATACCGTCTCCAGCATCCCCGTCCCCACTGAGTACCCATGACAGGCTTCTTGAAGGAAGTACTG GCACCTTCTCCATATCTGATGAGGAAGGACTCTGTGAGGAGAACCATATTTCTGAGGCATTCCTCCAAGGCCAGGCCCCGACCCTACCTGTGCTTGTGGAGAAGGAGGCCAGTGGTGCTGGGGATGCTCCTCGGGAGGCTGCAAAGAGCTCTTGGACACCTGCAGAGCTTCCCGGTCACCACAGCCAAATGA GTGAATGGAGCCTTCGGAGTGGAAAGGCTGGGCTCCCAACCCGCCCAGATTCCTACAAGCACTTCACTGCTCGATATAAGGCCTGTACACGGGTTAAG AgcgtctccttccctcccactggcAGAGAGCAGCTGCGACTGAAGGCCGTCGTGGGCTACAATGGGAATGGGCGGGCCAACATGGTCTGGAGGCCGGACACAG GCTTCTTTGCCTACACATGTGGTCGCCTGGTGGTAGTGGAGGACCTGCATTCTGGCACCCAGCGGCACTGGCTTGGCCATTCCCAGGAGATCTCTACTCTCGCACTCAACCAGGATGGCCAG AtcttggcctctgcctcctgctgtggCCACACAGCTGCCTGCTGCCAGATCCGAATTTGGGATGTTCCCAAGGGCCTCTGTCGGCAACTCCTTTCCCACCATGACACAGCTGTGCAAGCTCTGGCTTTCTCACCAGATGATGAGTTCCTTGTAACGTTGG GGGACTATGCTGACCGGAACCTTGCCCTGTGGAGCATGGCCACCTATGAACTCCTGTCATCCACTCGCCTCCTGGAGCCTGTGCATGGTGTAGCCTTTAACCCATGGGATGCCAATGAGCTCATCTGTGTGGGCACAAGTGCCATCACCTTCTGGCTCCTGCAGCACCATGGGGCAGACACCAGCTTCCAG GTACACCGAGAGCCAGTCCCTGAGGAACTGGGGGCGTCTGAGTTGACCTCACTCTGCTATGGGGCCAGCCCTCTGCTCTACTGCGGTTCTAGCTCTGGCCAGATCTGTGTCTGGGACACTGGCACTGGCCACTGCTTCTTGGCCTGGGAGGCTGATGATGGGGAGATTG GAGTGCTGCTGTGTTCAGGCTCTAGACTAATCAGTGGAAGTAACACAAAAAGGCTGCGCCTTTGGGCTGTGGGAGTTGTGCCAGAGCTGAGGCGCAAAGGCTCCAGTGCCAG ATCCAGTTCTGTTTTCATGGAGCGTGAGCTGACCCTGGATGGGGCTGTTGTGAGTGCCAGCTTTGACAGTGGCATGGACATGGGTGTGGTGGGCACCACAGCTGGCACAATCTGGTACATCAACTGGACAGAGGGCACTAGCACCCGCCTCATCAGTGGCCACAGGACCAAG GTAAACGAGGTGGTCTTCAGCCCCAGTGAATCTCACTGTGCCACCTGTGGCGAGGATGGGAGCGTGAGAGTGTGGTCTTTGGCCAGCATGGAGCTGGTGATCCAGTTTCAGGTGCTGAACCAG agctgcctctgcctttcgTGGACGCCCCCATCCTGTGGACTCCCAGAGCAGCAGCAGGTGGTGGCTGGCTATAGTGATGGCACACTTCGAGTCTTCAGCATCTCTCGTACTGCAATGGAACTCAAGATGCACCCCCACCGGACCGCTCTGACAGCCATTGCCTTCTCCACTGATG GTCAGACCATCCTATCTGGAGATAAGGACGGACTTGTGGCTATAAGCCACCTCTGCTCAGGGATGACCTTCCGTGTGCTCAGTGACCACCGGGGTGCTCCCATCTCTGCTATCCAGAGCACAAGCAAAGAA TATGGAGACCTAGGGATAGAGGGTGTAGAACTGTGGCTGGCTGCGAGTGGGGACCAGCGTGTCAGCATCTGGGTCTCTGATTGGCTCCAGGACCGCTGTGAGCTCCTGGAATGGTTGAGCTTTCCTGCACCTGCCCTCTCGGAG GCTCCGGGCCTCCTGCCCCCCTCTCTTGCTGCCTTCTGCCCTTGGGATAGGGCAACACTGGTGTGTGTCGGCCTCGGCGCACATGAAGAGGCAGTCTTCTACAGCCTCCGCCAAAAGCAG GTGGTACAGAAGACACCTCTGCCCTTCTTTGCCATGTCCTTGAGCCTGTCCCCAGGGGCTCAGCTCATGGTGGTTGGTTTTGCTG AATGCATGCTGAGGCTCCTAGACTGTGCAGCAGGGACTGCCCAGGACTTTGAAGGTCATGATGACTCGGTACACCTGTGTAGGTTCACACCATCCGGCAGACTGCTCTTCACTGCTGCTCACAACGAGATCCTGGTGTGGGAAGTCACTGGCTCCTGA